The stretch of DNA CGTGGCCTTCGCCACCGCCCGCCTGGTCGCCCAGTACACCACCGCCAAGCTCGGCCAGCTGTGGCAGGTGCTGACCCCGCTGCTCAACTGCGCGGTCTTCTTCCTGGTCTTCGGCGTCATCCTGAAGAGCCGGGACGGCATCCCCGTCTACATCGCCTGGCTCTGCGTCGGTGTCTTCACCTTCCAGTTCACCCAGAGCGCGATCCAGTCCGGCACCCGGTCGATCTCCGACAACCTCGGCCTGATCCGCGCGCTGCACTTCCCGCGCGCCTCGATGCCGATCGCCTTCACCGTGATCCAGCTCCAGCAGCTGCTGATCTCGATGGTCGTGCTGGTCGTCATCGTGCTGGCCAACCAGGTCCCGCCGAGCGTGACCTGGCTGCTGGTGATCCCCGCGTTGATCCTGCAGGCCATGTTCAACACCGGCCTCGCCCTGGTGATGGCCCGGATCGGCGCCAAGGCCTCCGACATCTCGCAGCTGATGCCGTTCGTGCTGCGCACCTGGATGTACCTGTCGGGCGTCATGTACAGCGTGCAGGCCCAGCTGGAGACCTACCCGAAGATCGTCCAGAAGATCGCGGACCTCAACCCGGCCTCGGTCTACATGGACCTGATGCGGTACGCGTTCATGCCGGACAGCTTCGACAAGAAGAAGTACCCCGCGCACGCGCACGACGCGGCCGGCCACGCGCTGCCGCACTACCTGACCCTCCCGCACCACGTCTGGGCGATCGCGATCGCCTGGGCCGTCGTCGCCCTCGCCTTCGGCTACCTGTTCTTCTGGAAGGCCGAGGAGGAGTACGGCCGTGGCTGACACCGCAACCACCGAGACCCCTGGAGCAGCGGCGATGACCAAGGCCGACACCCGCATCCCGACCGTCGTCGTGGACGACGTGCACATCGTCTACCGGGTGCACGGCGCCGGCTCCGGCAAGGGCTCCGCCACCTCGGCGCTCAGCCGGCTGATCTCCAAGCGCAGCTCGCCCGCGATCCGCGAGGTGCACGCCGTGCGCGGCAT from Kitasatospora sp. MMS16-BH015 encodes:
- a CDS encoding ABC transporter permease → MSTVSDSVSLSTPGGADAGLTPKQLADKYGLTVSGKRPGIVAYTKQVWQRRHFIVAFATARLVAQYTTAKLGQLWQVLTPLLNCAVFFLVFGVILKSRDGIPVYIAWLCVGVFTFQFTQSAIQSGTRSISDNLGLIRALHFPRASMPIAFTVIQLQQLLISMVVLVVIVLANQVPPSVTWLLVIPALILQAMFNTGLALVMARIGAKASDISQLMPFVLRTWMYLSGVMYSVQAQLETYPKIVQKIADLNPASVYMDLMRYAFMPDSFDKKKYPAHAHDAAGHALPHYLTLPHHVWAIAIAWAVVALAFGYLFFWKAEEEYGRG